The Anastrepha ludens isolate Willacy chromosome 2, idAnaLude1.1, whole genome shotgun sequence genome contains a region encoding:
- the LOC128866021 gene encoding transcription factor Ouib-like, translated as MEHKIILKCRTCLEDNEEESMFELFMENDTEANEPLQKLRLSKKIENCCGVRIRPSSDMPSKICWKCFEMTRMWYNFRQMCLNSQLYLESLCEDRIRPEGTDDVEFLEYLMEELQVHRDKVHESADAIESGSDDDDDDDLGLLVDEEDDGVYIESENDLDRCIKEEPQLGDDKSNVETPNKMLNNPTTTEANVDKSPETEKQRNVTKLKKRMYRPPSPTCYMCSICGNVYNKKATFVYHMSLHNNVKPHECELCGKSFRQICELKNHMRRHTGEKPYKCSYCDRHFIDRSEKHRHERVHTNTRPYICSVCGKSFMYSAILKNHSKLHTGKKDFNCMVCQKAFTLQHQLKAHLQTLTHKQKEAHYISAGYEVVYE; from the exons ATGGAGCACAAGATAATACTGAAATGCCGCACTTGCTTGGAGGATAATGAAGAGGAAAGTATGTTTGAGTTATTTATGGAAAATGACACCGAAGCTAACGAGCCATTACAAAAATTAAGGCTCAGTAAAAAAATCGAGAACTGCTGTGGCGTGCGG ATTCGACCGTCATCTGATATGCCATCAAAAATATGTTGGAAATGTTTTGAAATGACAAGAATGTGGTATAACTTTCGTCAAATGTGTTTGAATTCTCAGCTTTACTTAGAGAGTTTGTGTGAGGATCGAATACGTCCAGAAGGCACTGATGATGTAGAATTTTTAGAGTACCTGATGGAAGAATTACAAGTACACCGTGACAAAGTACATGAATCTGCCGATGCTATAGAATCTGGTtccgatgatgatgacgatgatgaccTTGGATTACTTGTAGATGAAGAAGACGATGGTGTGTATATAGAATCAGAAAATGATTTAGACCGTTGCATCAAAGAAGAACCACAACTTGGTGACGACAAAAGCAATGTTGAGACGCCAAATAAAATGCTCAACAATCCAACAACAACTGAAGCTAATGTTGACAAAAGTCCGGAAACTGAAAAACAGCGAAAtgtaacgaaattaaaaaagcgTATGTATCGTCCACCTAGCCCCACATGTTATATGTGCTCCATTTGCGGCAACGTTTACAACAAGAAAGCTACTTTTGTGTACCACATGTCCCTGCACAACAACGTCAAACCACATGAGTGCGA GCTCTGTGGCAAATCATTTCGCCAAATATGTGAGTTAAAGAATCACATGCGACGGCATACCGGCGAAAAGCCCTACAAGTGTTCGTACTGTGATCGCCACTTCATAGATCGTAGTGAGAAACATCGGCACGAGCG TGTGCATACAAACACGCGTCCATATATTTGTAGCGTTTGCGGCAAAAGTTTCATGTACTCCGCCATACTAAAGAACCACTCCAAACTGCACACCGGTAAAAAGGATTTCAA ttgTATGGTTTGTCAAAAAGCATTTACACTTCAGCATCAGCTAAAGGCCCATTTACAAACTTTGACCCATAAACAAAAAGAGGCGCATTATATTTCTGCGGGCTACGAGGTCGTTTATGAGTAG
- the LOC128866013 gene encoding dnaJ homolog subfamily C member 17, whose protein sequence is MSAAKFSDINLYELLGIDFEAEQAEIRKAYRKKALECHPDKNPDNPKASELFHELSKALEILTDTSARAAYDKVLKAKKAAELRNKQLDSKRQKLKSDLEQRERDALHKLYSAQPYPTVQKTDEEVLQDQIERLRREGSKLLEEEQRLMREQLLRTVTENQRAQAASSFNSAAHRMKIKWKAEKKDANNGGYTQEILKNFLKKYGELVALVMSKKPGRALVEFKNLEAAEMALAYEKGLLENPLQLEWVTPPAQKAAKTLSNSLDYEDLVMRKLRQAEERKRLIAQMQAEDEADG, encoded by the coding sequence atgtctGCTGCAAAGTTCAGTGACATAAATCTTTACGAACTCCTCGGCATAGATTTTGAAGCTGAGCAAGCAGAGATACGAAAAGCTTATCGCAAAAAAGCCTTAGAATGTCATCCTGATAAAAATCCGGACAATCCCAAAGCGTCAGAGCTCTTTCACGAGTTATCAAAGGCTTTGGAAATACTTACCGATACATCAGCGAGAGCGGCTTACGATAAAGTGTTGAAAGCCAAAAAGGCCGCAGAGCTACGGAACAAGCAATTAGATAGTAAGCGACAAAAGCTGAAATCAGATTTGGAGCAGCGTGAACGGGATGCATTACACAAGTTATATAGCGCTCAGCCATATCCCACGGTCCAGAAAACTGATGAAGAAGTATTACAAGACCAAATTGAAAGACTGCGGCGTGAGGGTTCAAAGCTTCTAGAAGAAGAGCAACGTTTGATGCGCGAACAGTTGTTACGTACAGTTACTGAAAACCAGCGAGCACAAGCGGCATCATCTTTTAATTCAGCGGCGCATCGGATGAAAATCAAATGGAAAGCAGAGAAGAAAGATGCCAATAATGGTGGGTACACACAAGAAATCCTGaagaattttctgaaaaaatatggCGAGCTTGTGGCGTTGGTGATGTCAAAGAAACCGGGCAGAGCGCTGGTAGAATTCAAGAATCTTGAGGCTGCAGAGATGGCATTAGCTTATGAAAAAGGTCTTTTGGAAAATCCACTGCAACTAGAATGGGTTACTCCACCAGCGCAAAAGGCAGCTAAAACACTAAGTAATTCTTTGGATTATGAAGACTTGGTTATGCGTAAACTTCGACAAGCCGAAGAACGGAAAAGATTAATAGCCCAAATGCAAGCTGAAGATGAAGCGGACGGATAA
- the LOC128865982 gene encoding transcription factor Ouib-like has translation MHIYDLCRICLTEDINTSTMQPLFENENDSCTEIVQRIELCGGIVLKPHEEFPKMICSQCLDKLNVSFKFRSMCQASEHALLDAIVKSELKTEPQEYDNSQIISKIEEDNEDDSQMFFDMHTEFIDAQEVNLEDITERVEEEILESDMEPNTESAEEFIEYTDSEYFEEEVAKVIVKQTATQAYIKREQPTGENSGRKRGRPKGKQEGISIKSELHSGKKSNRGRKKKEEPEIASIMCEICGNIYTKRSLLKMHMRRHMSEKPFECEICGKTFACPSEIGRHMRVHTGEKPYVCKYCGRTFADRSTNIKHERIHTNERPFTCQTCGKSFTYSNVLKNHMLTHTGEKPFPCTPCNKTFSRKHQLDQHIATITHQQTVRNLAAADVKVQHLLHQVHPNQHIATITNQQTVSNLNTTDVKVEHLLQPHQTVTNLTATDIKLTDMLEEEEEQSDQHIITITHQDTITNVEEADEEVQHHNSDDYINAE, from the exons ATGCATATATATGATTTGTGTCGTATTTGCCTCACAGAGGATATTAACACAAGCACAATGCAGCCTCTGTTTGAGAATGAAAATGATTCTTGTACCGAGATTGTGCAGCGCATAGAACTCTGTGGTGGAATTGTG TTGAAACCTCATGAAGAGTTTCCCAAGATGATTTGTTCTCAGTGCTTAGATAAACTAAATGTTTCCTTCAAATTCCGTTCCATGTGCCAGGCGAGTGAGCATGCCCTTTTAGATGCTATAGTAAAG tcCGAATTGAAAACTGAGCCGCAGGAATATGACAACTCACAGATAATATCAAAAATCGAGGAAGATAACGAAGACGACAGTCAAATGTTCTTCGACATGCATACTGAATTTATCGATGCTCAAGAAGTAAATTTAGAAGATATAACTGAAAGGGTTGAAGAGGAAATACTAGAATCAGATATGGAGCCCAATACAGAAAGTGCTGAAGAATTTATTGAATATACTGACagtgaatattttgaagaagaagTGGCGAAAGTTATTGTAAAACAGACAGCAACACAAGCGTATATAAAAAGAGAACAGCCAACAGGTGAAAATTCTGGTCGTAAACGGGGTCGGCCAAAGGGAAAACAAGAAGGGATAAGCATAAAGTCGGAATTACATAGTGGAAAGAAATCGAATCGGGGTAGAAAGAAGAAGGAAGAACCGGAGATAGCCAGTATAATGTGCGAAATTTGTGGAAATATATATACGAAACGTAGTTTGCTGAAAATGCATATGCGCCGTCATATGTCTGAAAAGCCTTTTGAATGCGA aATTTGTGGTAAAACCTTCGCATGTCCCTCAGAAATCGGCCGTCATATGCGTGTGCATACTGGAGAAAAACCATATGTGTGCAAATACTGTGGGCGAACGTTTGCTGATCGGAGCACGAATATAAAACACGAAAG GATTCATACAAATGAACGCCCGTTTACTTGTCAGACGTGTGGTAAATCTTTTACTTACTCCAATGTTTTAAAGAATCACATGTTAACCCACACCGGCGAAAAACCATTCCC TTGTACACcttgcaataaaactttttcacgtAAACATCAGTTAGACCAACATATTGCAACCATAACACATCAGCAAACAGTTAGAAATCTTGCTGCAGCGGACGTTAAAGTGCAGCATTTGCTGCATCAGGTGCATCCAAATCAACACATTGCCACCATAACAAATCAGCAAACGGTCAGCAATCTTAATACCACAGATGTGAAAGTTGAGCATTTGCTACAACCACATCAAACAGTTACAAATCTTACAGCTACAGATATCAAACTTACTGATATgcttgaagaagaagaagagcaatCTGACCAacatattataactataacaCACCAGGACACAATAACAAATGTGGAAGAAGCGGATGAGGAAGTGCAACATCACAACTCTGATGACTACATTAATGCTGAATAG
- the LOC128865973 gene encoding GRIP and coiled-coil domain-containing protein 1: MDRNKRELETLVSSQKEQLARYEKRLKDVVTAYKGLLKEKEALESSLATLTTSKNGTNSESSTPTDTAAVDNSVAAMAAESRGLVVEDKQQLQTQIMTLMNSLATLSAEKSRMEASFQADKKQLRGQLTLKDKNIADLKKAIKENEDKAKAHLDEMKAKWIIECQEREKETNNQMIMIRELQKLYADERHLKENIEMQLNNFKTQFANNEAENVRVRDLQAQLKETKSQLMQIQANDCDTQHTTTDAAVTADNNILLKHVQQQMQQLKEQHAVAIKNEQRRVLHAEEQSRRQAALHEDRVANLEARLAELSSTVGNYDRLRQQDQESIQTLRKKLQEIERNADSSSNLAITTDSDAYHWRRKLSNTGYEIPAIVDEIMRLKKLLIAENSCAASPIDMSKIFSVSADHTHCREELEHLQQQYDACKMEVAQLQERLQVQKSHISTLQEKVKVLNRNIDEQELDLKNQAEKQRQAVKEERAKWKSKLNELENETRCKVVDLEQQLQKQRQRSLQLLDEKEQEIKTLQTSFEVFHSVTLPTTTVGTHAEQNVPTSASDAESNEGIGVGSSNSQLGTKVSVKAKRLSVGENCHMLHYANEIARKDIEIAGLRKAKYAAESALRKAIQEKVNAQEDLCDKIALLEEHVDRLERCKTREGANLEYLKNVIISYIVTRDPDGKRHMLNAISAVLQLTPTEMQTINNAFQKK; the protein is encoded by the exons ATGGACCGTAACAAGCGTGAACTAGAGACTTTGGTGTCTTCACAAAAAGAGCAGTTGGCTAGATACGAGAAGCGTTTGAAAG ACGTCGTCACAGCTTATAAAGGGCTACTCAAAGAAAAAGAAGCACTTGAGTCAAGCTTGGCTACTTTAACAACCTCCAAGAATGGAACGAATAGTGAAAGCTCCACTCCTACTGACACTGCTGCAGTTGATAATTCTGTGGCAGCAATGGCTGCTGAGTCAAGAGGCCTTGTCGTCGAGGATAAACAACAATTACAGACACAAATTATGACATTGATGAATTCGCTGGCGACATTATCGGCGGAGAAGTCTCGAATGGAGGCTTCTTTTCAGGCAGATAAGAAACAATTACGTGGTCAATTGACCCTAAAGGACAAAAACATTGCTGATCTGAAAAAAGCAATTAAAGAAAACGAAGATAAAGCCAAGGCGCATTTAGACGAAATGAAAGCAAAGTGGATTATCGAGTGCCAGGAGcgtgaaaaagaaacaaataaccaGATGATTATGATACGGGAATTACAAAAGTTATATGCTGACGAAAGGCATctgaaagaaaatattgaaatgcaattaaataatttcaaaacacaatttGCCAACAATGAGGCTGAAAATGTACGGGTGCGTGATCTTCAAGCACAGCTGAAAGAGACCAAATCACAGTTGATGCAAATACAAGCTAATGATTGCGATACACAGCATACAACCACGGATGCTGCTGTCACGGcagataataatattttattaaaacatgtTCAGCAACAGATGCAACAACTTAAGGAACAACATGCTGTTGCCATCAAGAATGAGCAGCGACGTGTATTGCACGCAGAAGAGCAAAGTAGGCGTCAAGCAGCCTTACATGAAGATCGGGTTGCTAATTTGGAGGCTCGCTTAGCAGAGCTCAGTAGTACCGTTGGTAACTATGATCGTCTACGACAACAGGACCAAGAAAGCATACAAACATTACGCAAAAAATTGCAAGAAATAGAGCGCAATGCTGATTCAAGTTCAAACTTGGCCATTACTACAGATTCCGATGCTTATCATTGGCGTCGAAAGCTAAGTAATACTGGATATGAGATTCCAGCCATAGTTGATGAAATTATGCGTTTGAAAAAGTTGTTAATTGCCGAAAACTCCTGTGCTGCAAGCCCCATAGATATgagcaaaatattttcggttagCGCAGATCACACACATTGTCGCGAAGAACTGGAACATTTGCAACAACAATATGATGCTTGTAAGATGGAAGTGGCGCAGCTTCAGGAGCGTTTGCAAGTCCAAAAGTCGCATATATCCACATTACAGGAAAAGGTGAAGGTATTAAATCGCAACATTGATGAACAAGAGCTGGATCTAAAAAATCAGGCGGAAAAACAACGACAAGCTGTTAAAGAAGAACGTGCTAAATGGAAAAGTAAACTAAATGAGTTGGAGAATGAAACACGTTGTAAAGTTGTTGACTTGGAACAGCAATTGCAAAAGCAAAGACAGCGATCCTTGCAATTACTTGATGAAAAGGAGCAGGAGATAAAAACCTTGCAAACGTCATTTGAAGTTTTCCACAGTGTCACTTTACCGACTACAACAGTTGGCACACACGCAGAACAGAACGTACCAACGTCAGCTTCTGATGCAGAAAGCAATGAAGGAATTGGAGTAGGCAGCAGTAACTCTCAGTTGGGCACAAAAGTGTCAGTTAAAGCTAAAAGGTTATCTGTAGGCGAAAACTGCCACATGCTTCATTACGCAAACGAGATAGCCCGTAAGGATATCGAAATAGCTGGGCTACGAAAGGCAAAATATGCTGCCGAATCGGCTTTGCGCAAAGCCATACAGGAAAAAGTGAATGCACAAGAAGACCTCTGTGATAAAATCGCGCTGCTGGAGGAACACGTGGACAG atTGGAACGCTGCAAAACACGTGAAGGAGCCAATCTTGAGTATTTGAAGAACGTGATCATTAGTTATATCGTAACACGTGACCCGGATGGCAAACGCCACATGCTGAATGCCATAAGTGCTGTACTACAGTTAACACCAACCGAGATGCAGACGATTAATAACGCATTCCAAAAAAAGTAA
- the LOC128865963 gene encoding diphthamide biosynthesis protein 3: MSVYHDEVEIEDMEYDEEEEIYYYPCPCGDRFQITKEELMEGEEVATCPSCSLIIKVIYDANMFKAEEDEETVLNDKMKNMNLEKH; this comes from the exons ATGAGTGTTTACCACGATGAGGTCGAAATCGAGGACATGGAAtatgatgaagaagaagagatttATTATTACCCATGTCCGTGTGGAGATCGATTTCAAATAACCAAG GAAGAACTAATGGAGGGTGAGGAAGTGGCTACATGTCCGAGTTGTTCACTcattattaaagtcatttatgATGCC AATATGTTCAAGGCGGAAGAAGACGAAGAAACTGTCCTTaatgataaaatgaaaaatatgaatttggaAAAACACTAA
- the LOC128856909 gene encoding LOW QUALITY PROTEIN: zinc finger protein 782-like (The sequence of the model RefSeq protein was modified relative to this genomic sequence to represent the inferred CDS: inserted 1 base in 1 codon), which produces MPVMEISIKWNVCRICLAEERRNYAKYNLIDSKIAKQIYDIAGVQMDTSDNLPDKICRKCLLLLKYACHFSTTCRNSDEYLHSVIQKTKSATSMLKMDKRRERSVELLEEMFNEDAEVISPNEGDEEQRESATVVQLNKNDIKLASSTESPEKIGDCENDDRVYQTQLLRTIPSTSTVLRIQQSNSTFGVASTTTSYVITKEDNKKVGNNSVTTSNKKYNKIHKEEKNYDHDYIDQEFDENELDDFDDSKASYKRRPLRIGKSISECSMDDLGYIDGNEEKQTDALNIINDHNECSSINADNNKIDEADSAGDCDIKFEKEKLSSNSEDEHVQETDELFYIIDEPVIKEEESSNLQSEDVDVDADAEADDNIQFIDXLAGTDACEYAEEPVYDNCEINRSMVQLEEYLIDESDSEPIVQQELDQTGEQTTEESSSTTIKARDREHRGSPHSRRKGNDSYMFSCEICGNHFTSRSLRNYHMRIHRKEKNFECELCFKRFTAACNLTAHMRIHTGEKPYECKFCLRRFTDRSTHVKHERVHTNEKPFQCNTCGKSFALSTTLRTHEKVHTNEKPFKCEPCNKSFKLPHQLKSHLHTNQHKSIVMTNELKNSECEKCN; this is translated from the exons ATGCCGGTAATGGAAATCAGCATTAAGTGGAACGTTTGCCGCATCTGTCTGGCAGAGGAGCGACGAAATTATgcaaaatataatttgattgATTCTAAAATTGCCaaacaaatttatgatattgCTGGGGTGCAG ATGGATACGAGCGACAACTTACCAGATAAGATTTGTCGTAAATGCTTGCTTTTGCTAAAATATGCTTGCCACTTTAGTACAACCTGCCGAAATTCGGACGAATATTTGCATTcagttattcaaaaaacaaaatctgctACATCTATGCTAAAAATGGATAAACGTAGGGAGCGTTCTGTGGAGTTACTGGAAGAAATGTTTAACGAAGATGCTGAGGTGATTTCGCCAAATGAAGGAGACGAAGAGCAGCGGGAATCAGCAACTGTGgtacaattaaacaaaaatgatatTAAATTGGCAAGTTCCACAGAATCACCGGAAAAAATTGGTGATTGCGAAAATGATGATAGAGTATATCAAACTCAATTGCTGAGGACTATTCCAAGCACATCCACAGTTTTAAGAATACAGCAATCTAATAGTACGTTCGGCGTCGCAAGTACTACTACAAGCTATGTGATAACCAAAGAGGATAACAAAAAAGTTGGTAATAATTCTGTGACGACatcaaataagaaatataacaaaatccacaaagaagaaaaaaattatgaccaTGACTACATAGACCAAGAATTCGATGAAAATGAATTAGATGATTTCGACGACAGCAAAGCAAGTTATAAAAGACGGCCTTTACGAATAGGTAAATCCATTTCTGAATGCAGCATGGATGATTTGGGTTATATTGATGGCAACGAAGAGAAACAAACCGACGCTCTGAATATTATCAACGATCACAATGAATGCAGTTCAATTAATGctgataataataaaatagatgAGGCAGATAGCGCAGGTGACTGCgatataaagtttgaaaaagagAAGCTATCATCTAACAGTGAGGATGAACATGTACAGGAAACAGATGAACTGTTTTATATCATCGACGAGCCTGTTATTAAGGAGGAGGAGTCTTCAAATCTGCAAAGTGAAGATGTTGATGTtgatgctgatgctgaagcgGATGATAACATACAATTCATCG GTTTAGCTGGAACAGATGCTTGTGAATACGCAGAAGAACCAGTTTATGACAACTGTGAAATAAACAGATCTATGGTGCAGTTAGAAGAATACCTGATAGATGAAAGTGATAGCGAACCTATTGTTCAGCAAGAATTGGATCAAACAGGAGAACAAACAACGGAAGAATCTAGCAGTACGACTATTAAAGCCAGGGATCGAGAACATCGTGGCTCGCCGCATAGTCGAAGAAAAGGCAATGATTCTTATATGTTTTCCTGTGAAATTTGTGGAAATCATTTCACCAGCCGTAGCCTTAGAAATTATCATATGCGTATACAccgtaaagaaaaaaatttcgaatgcgA aTTGTGTTTCAAGCGGTTTACGGCGGCATGTAACTTGACAGCGCACATGCGTATTCACACTGGAGAAAAACCATACGAATGCAAATTTTGTTTACGAAGATTTACGGATCGTAGTACGCATGTGAAGCATGAACG AGTGCACACTAATGAAAAACCCTTTCAATGCAACACATGTGGCAAATCATTTGCCCTGTCCACCACGCTTCGCACACATGAAAAGGTGCATACAAACGAAAAACCCTTCAA GTGTGAACCTTGCAACAAATCATTCAAACTACCTCACCAGCTTAAATCTCATCTGCATACAAATCAACATAAAAGCATTGTTATGACCAACGAATTGAAAAACTCTGAGTGTGAAAAAtgcaattga
- the LOC128865993 gene encoding protein arginine methyltransferase NDUFAF7 homolog, mitochondrial: protein MKKISLKCVFNMLAANSSFCRNYSYKAVRRPDSTILTRKLTAPQVEAKPDEPQVQNDLTKHLKAKILAVGPITVADYMREVLTNPLSGYYMHRDVFGREGDFITSPEICQIFGELVAIWVVSEWRKLGSPTPFQIVELGPGRGTLSRDVFKVLTQLKIAGQFSFHMVEISPHLSKIQAQRLCFSTETVTDDSSPHYQTGKTATGTRVYWHKRLEDVPRAFSIVLAHEFFDALPVHKLQRDGEVWKEVLIDINGNDSAETADQLAFRYIISKAPTPISHLYQPIIGETRDCLEYSIDTDRIVSMLAERIESDGGIGLIMDYGHFGEKGDTFRAFKKHQLHEPLLAPGTADLTADVDFRQIKRISEEHGKVLCFGPVDQGSFLKKMEGDARLEKLLTSALPENLEIIRSGYKMLTDPTQMGKRFKFFSMFPAVLRDHLDKFPVSGFH, encoded by the exons atgaagaaaatatcgttAAAATGTGTCTTCAATATGTTAGCTGCAAACTCGAGCTTTTGCCGAAATTACAGTTATAAAGCAGTTCGCCGTCCAGATAGTACAATTTTAACTCGCAAACTGACTGCGCCACAGGTGGAAGCAAAGCCGGATGAACCTCAAGTACAAAATGATTTAACGAAGCATTTGAAGGCGAAAATATTGGCAGTTGGGCCCATAACAGTTGCAGATTACATGCGTGAGGTGCTTACCAATCCACTTAGCGGCTACTACATGCACCGTGATGTATTTGGGCGCGAAGGAGACTTTATCACATCACCAgaaatttgccaaatttttgGCGAG CTAGTGGCTATTTGGGTTGTAAGTGAGTGGCGTAAATTGGGTAGTCCGacgccttttcaaattgttGAATTGGGGCCCGGTCGGGGCACATTATCACGCGATGTATTTAAAGTGTTGACACAACTAAAAATCGCTGGTCAATTTTCCTTTCATATGGTAGAAATAAGTCCCCATTTGAGTAAAATACAAGCCCAGCGTCTGTGTTTCAGTACCGAGACGGTGACAGACGATAGTTCGCCTCACTATCAGACTGGCAAGACGGCGACTGGTACACGCGTATACTGGCACAAGCGGCTAGAAGATGTACCGCGAGCGTTCTCAATAGTGTTGGCACATGAATTCTTTGATGCTTTGCCGGTGCATAAACTGCAACGTGATGGAGAAGTGTGGAAAGAAGTCTTAATTGATATAAACGGCAATGACAGCGCCGAGACCGCTGATCAATTGGCTTTTCGTTATATAATTTCGAAGGCACCGACGCCGATATCACATTTGTACCAGCCAATTATAGGCGAGACACGCGATTGTCTAGAGTACTCTATAGATACAGATCGCATTGTTAGTATGCTGGCGGAACGGATTGAAAGCGACGGTGGTATTGGCTTGATAATGGATTACGGCCATTTTGGTGAAAAAGGTGATACATTCAGA gCTTTTAAAAAACATCAACTTCATGAGCCATTGCTGGCGCCAGGTACTGCTGACCTCACAGCAGATGTTGACTTTAGGCAAATAAAGCGGATATCAGAGGAACACGGGAAAGTTCTTTGCTTCGGTCCTGTTGATCAAGGCagctttttgaagaaaatggaagGCGATGCTCGTTTAGAG aAACTACTTACGAGTGCTTTGCCAGAAAATCTTGAAATTATCAGGAGTGGCTATAAAATGCTAACAGATCCTACGCAGATGGGCAAACGCTTCAAATTCTTTTCGATGTTTCCAGCCGTGTTGAGAGATCACCTTGATAAGTTTCCTGTCAGTGGTTTTCATTAA
- the LOC128866002 gene encoding zinc finger protein 271-like yields MRQDLKLCRLCAKSSKNMPTISLFERSRKLVLRRIFQLTSIKLKKVSNIPAVMCSDCETELNRAYEFRERCINAHAYFSSAEYKTHIGQTHDRKDRCSKNKTTEADPTLVKVELMPYAQDAICERGDLEMGPEKKPKDELETADAEREFIALNEDVIMHDIYDDAEVNLVDQSMEYTAHKLLQCDKMKGKIEIESKDPIDEKNRAAIVKPKKVGKAFIYEPGGDDTTAIHLKIESKGERKNKAKTYICDQCGNHFKYRSHFYSHITRHTGVKPLQCEVCPNKFFTEGELKRHMRRHTGERPFPCQHCERRFTDYSTRIKHERTHTNERPFVCPQCGKAFTTSYVLKNHMLVHTGERSFKCTLCNKSFQRQTHLIVHTRSLSHKQNFEREQYKLTQKASEEMRSLSSQLSTMNT; encoded by the exons ATGCGACAGGACTTAAAGCTTTGCAGGCTTTGTGCGAAGTCTAGCAAAAATATGCCCACAATTTCGCTCTTTGAGCGAAGCCGAAAATTGGTGCTTCGGAGGATTTTCCAACTTACTAGTATCAAG ttaaaaaaagtcAGCAATATTCCAGCGGTAATGTGTTCTGATTGTGAGACGGAATTGAATCGAGCCTATGAATTTCGTGAGCGCTGCATCAATGCACATGCATATTTTTCCAGTGCAGAATATAAGACACACATTGGTCAGACTCATGATAGAAAAGATAGGTgcagtaaaaataaaacgacAGAGGCAGATCCTACTTTAGTAAAAGTAGAGCTGATGCCATACGCGCAAGATGCCATATGTGAAAGAGGAGATTTGGAAATGGGTCCAGAAAAGAAGCCCAAAGATGAACTTGAAACTGCAGACGCTGAAAGGGAATTTATAGCTCTCAATGAAGATGTAATTATGCATGACATATATGACGATGCAGAAGTGAATCTTGTAGATCAGTCAATGGAATATACAGCACACAAATTATTGCAATGTGataaaatgaaaggaaaaattgAAATAGAATCGAAAGATCCTATAGATGAAAAGAACAGAGCAGCAATAGTTAAGCCAAAAAAAGTAGGTAAAGCGTTTATATATGAGCCTGGAGGAGATGATACAACGGCAATCCATCTGAAGATTGAATCTAAGGGCGAACGGAAGAACAAAGCAAAGACGTACATATGTGATCAATGCGGTAATCATTTTAAGTATCGTAGCCATTTCTACTCGCATATTACACGGCATACAGGCGTAAAACCTTTACAATGCGA GGTTtgtccaaataaattttttactgaagGCGAACTAAAGCGACACATGCGTCGGCATACCGGTGAACGTCCATTTCCTTGTCAACACTGCGAGCGACGTTTCACCGATTATAGCACACGAATCAAGCATGAACG CACTCATACCAACGAACGTCCATTTGTGTGTCCACAATGTGGTAAAGCTTTCACAACATCGTATGTGTTAAAAAATCACATGCTTGTACATACTGGCGAACGCTCCTTCAA GTGTACTCTTTGCAATAAATCTTTTCAACGTCAAACTCATCTCATCGTGCATACTCGTTCCTTGtcacacaaacaaaattttgaacgtGAACAATACAAGTTGACCCAGAAGGCAAGTGAAGAAATGAGATCGCTTTCCTCACAGTTATCAACCATGAATACTTGA